The Pseudochaenichthys georgianus chromosome 8, fPseGeo1.2, whole genome shotgun sequence genome has a segment encoding these proteins:
- the mcrip1 gene encoding mapk-regulated corepressor-interacting protein 1: MTSSSAPRMVNSYKRTSSPRSPTNTGELFTPAHEENVRFIHDTWQCVLRDIRSTQNSERNDRGPQEYVEKNPNPNLHSFTPVDLSDLKKRNTQDSKKS; encoded by the exons ATGACCAG CTCATCTGCTCCCAGGATGGTGAATAGTTACAAGCGGACCTCGAGCCCCCGATCCCCTACTAACACTGGGGAGCTTTTCACCCCAGCACATGAGGAAAATGTGCGCTTTATACATGATA CCTGGCAGTGTGTGCTCCGAGACATCAGATCAACACAAAATAGCGAACGTAATGACCGTGGACCACAGGAGTATGTGGAAAAGAACCCAAATCCTAACCTACATT CTTTCACGCCAGTGGACCTGAGCGACCTTAAGAAACGTAACACACAGGACTCCAAGAAGTCCTAG
- the ppp1r27a gene encoding protein phosphatase 1 regulatory subunit 27, whose amino-acid sequence MKYNYHVPSYTGTSQYTPSYTPTYHTPTHYTSTTPNYTSAYTSTAKYTPTQYSSTKYTPSLYTSTYKSAATYTPSYSKGARYSSTQRTQAQEKPVIPVAPAKKTVHFPNDIIFQDIVRRGDMEQIGRFMRARKVRVDTIFHSGMAAIHEAVLTGSLEVVKLLVKYGADVHQRDEDGWTPLHMACSDGYPEIARYLLSTGASTVAENENGEKPADLIDPDCKELVKLFETGCV is encoded by the exons ATGAAGTACAACTACCATGTACCGTCGTACACAGGGACGTCACAGTACACGCCGTCATACACACCTACCTATCACACTCCCACACATTACACATCAACTACACCCAACTACACATCAGCATATACCTCAACAGCAAAGTACACCCCAACACAGTACAGCAGCACCAAATACACCCCATCACTATACACGTCCACTTACAAGTCGGCAGCGACGTACACCCCCTCCTACAGCAAAGGGGCACGGTACAGTTCAACACAGCGCACGCAAGCACAGGAAAAACCTGTGATACCCGTCGCACCTGCAAAGAAAACTGTACACTTCCCCAATGACATCATCTTCCAGGATATTGTAAGGCGAGGAGATATGGAGCAAATTGGGCGGTTCATGAGAGCCAGGAAGGTCCGTGTGGATACAATCTTCCACTCCG GTATGGCAGCAATTCACGAAGCCGTGCTAACTGGAAGCCTGGAGGTGGTGAAGCTGTTGGTTAAATATGGCGCCGATGTTCATCAGAGAGACGAAGACGGCTGGACGCCACTTCACATGGCCTGCAGTGACGGCTACCCGGAAATTGCCAG ATATCTGCTATCGACGGGAGCCAGCACAGTGGCGGAGAACGAAAACGGAGAGAAGCCAGCGGACCTCATCGACCCAGACTGCAAAGAGCTGGTCAAACTGTTTGAGACGGGCTGTGTGTGA